Sequence from the Terriglobales bacterium genome:
GCACGCAATATGAGTCGGTGTGGACTTGCAGGTAATTTACTCTTACATCCGGCCATACCTCGCTGGCAGCCGCCGTAGTACCACCGCAATTCTGGTGGTAATAGGTTGCCGCTGGCGATCCCTGGAACCACAGCAGCTCTCCCTCGGTAGCTTCCGCAGCGGCACGCTGGCGGTCGGTGACAGCGCTCAGATGCAGGTCCTGGCAGTGAGTGGTGTCGCAAAAATCAAAGTTCTCAGCTTTATGCCGTCCGCGGAAATGCGCTGCGTAGGTTCGCGCCACAACGGCCATGGCCTTGAGGGCTTCCTCCGATTGGAAGTTGCCACTTTCTCCCGCCAGGACCGCAGCCACGTAGTCTTCCATGGGCATGCTCAGGATCAGGACGAGAACATTGTCCTTTGCCGAAACTTCCAGGGGATAATGGCTCTCAAGCGCACGCTCTGCGGGAACTTGCAGACGGTATTTGCCGGTTAGATAAAGCTTATTTGATTTTGAATTCCCATATTGCAACTGATTTCCGGTTGCCTGCACTGTCAGCGGAGTGGTCAATGACCGTGCGCGACAGGTTGCGCATGTTTTCCAGGAGATGTTTTCCAGAGATGAAAGTGTAAGTTGTTTGACGGATTGGAGCGAATAGATACGGACTCGTATATCTGGAGCCTGCGCATTGATGCGTGCGCATGTGAGAAGCAAGAGCGAGCACGTGAAAAGGGCACTACGGGATTTCGAAACCACGCTGGTCCTCAATTAATGTGCGCCTTTCATCTTGCTATACGCGGTGAAAATGGTGCGCGCAATGGCGGCAGCATCAGCGCCGCGGCCATGCTCCAGGTAAACCACTAAAGCAATCTCGGGTTTTTCTGCGGGCGCGTAACCGGCAAACCATCCGTGCGTCAAAGCAGATGTGGCGGAGTTTGCTGTGCCGGTCTTGCCGGCAACGTTATATCCATCAGGTGCCGCGCCATGCGCCATGCCGTAGGCGGTGGAATCCTGAAGCCCGCGATAGATCACGTCCCAGGTTTGGTCCTTGTTTGTGTCTTCGTTGTTCTTGTCTCCGTTTTTGTCTTTGGTCCTATCACCGAGGGTTTTATCGCCGGGATTTTTACTTTGGCGCCGGTGTTGCTGGGCAAGATTGCGATAAGCAGCCAGCAACTCCAGAGGAGTGATCTCAACGTTCTCTTCCCCCAGTGCCTGAAGCTGCCGCTGCTCCAGCGTTTGCGTTTTCTTTACCACTCCGGAGGCTTCGTTCTGCGACCAACCAGTTGGCGAATCAAATCCCACGCGCTGAAAAGTTGAAGCCAGGTCATCAGCGCTGATGCGCTCGGCCATGGCGGCGAAGTATGAATTACAGGAGTACGCCAGCGCCTCTTCAGCATACAGCGGAGCAGCCAGATCGGGATGAGTGCAATCCATGCGCTTGCCTGCGATCCGCAGAGTGTGATGGCAGAAGAAGGCTTCATTGCTGTTAAATTTCTGTGACTTGAGCAAGGCCATCAATACGAATGGCTTGACCGTGGAGCCGGGAGTTGCCAGCCGTCGCGCGGCGGTTTCCATTCCTTCTTGCGCGATGATTTTTCCCGATTCGACTTCGACCATCACAGCAGCGCCCGGTTTTCCGGCCATACTGCTGCGCATTGCCTGCTGTAGAAGCGTAGCCGTCGCGGTCTTTGGGTTCCTGCGCAGAGAAGTTTTTTGTTGGGGAGTCTTCTGCTGAGCGCCGGTTTGCTGGGCATGCGCCGGAGACGCGCACACCAGCACGCAGAATACGGCAATGGCATTCAGTCGCTGCAGGAATTCGGGTGAGAACACGCAATTGAGGTTACATCGAATTGCTGGTTTTGTGCAGCCGGGTTAGTGTAGAAGCATGGCTGAGGCTGCAGGTGCAACCCTGAGACGAGAGACGGAAACCGCAAGAGAATCGAACATCGCAACGCCCTGGCTGCACGTGGGAGT
This genomic interval carries:
- a CDS encoding penicillin-binding transpeptidase domain-containing protein — translated: MFSPEFLQRLNAIAVFCVLVCASPAHAQQTGAQQKTPQQKTSLRRNPKTATATLLQQAMRSSMAGKPGAAVMVEVESGKIIAQEGMETAARRLATPGSTVKPFVLMALLKSQKFNSNEAFFCHHTLRIAGKRMDCTHPDLAAPLYAEEALAYSCNSYFAAMAERISADDLASTFQRVGFDSPTGWSQNEASGVVKKTQTLEQRQLQALGEENVEITPLELLAAYRNLAQQHRRQSKNPGDKTLGDRTKDKNGDKNNEDTNKDQTWDVIYRGLQDSTAYGMAHGAAPDGYNVAGKTGTANSATSALTHGWFAGYAPAEKPEIALVVYLEHGRGADAAAIARTIFTAYSKMKGAH